A window of Salmo trutta chromosome 5, fSalTru1.1, whole genome shotgun sequence contains these coding sequences:
- the LOC115193932 gene encoding mRNA decay activator protein ZFP36L2-A — protein sequence MSANVLSAFYDIDMLYKQDMNMNAVNHINSILDKKAVGPPVTAHSSNSSFAPGFFRRSSTTNMEAMTNNSNTFSANSYSSLMENATSSSTAIMNKENKFRDRTYSENGDRSQQLQIVQQKPGSQINSTRYKTELCRPFEENGACKYGEKCQFAHGYHELRNLSRHPKYKTEPCRTFHTIGFCPYGPRCHFIHNADERRPAPSNANVQGEPKSARELCGYGQSGDVPQQVGYNRDRPKLHHSLSFSGFSSHHGLESPLLESPTSRTPPPPSNSSCSLNYYEDVLSPNSMSCVNSAFSFPGHDLKALLAPLALHTQNGYGNNHFNGAYYGNIQANMCPPSPPSYNMSHLQSLRRLNESPVFDSPPSPPDSLSDRDSYASGSLSSSGSLSGSESPSLDAGKRLPIFSRLSISDD from the exons ATGTCTGCAAACGTCTTGTCCGCTTTCTACGACATCGACATGCTTTACAAG CAAGATATGAACATGAACGCTGTGAATCACATCAATAGCATACTGGACAAGAAAGCGGTGGGGCCTCCAGTGACCGCACACAGCTCCAATAGTTCTTTCGCGCCGGGATTTTTCCGTAGAAGCTCGACCACCAACATGGAAGCAATGACCAACAACAGCAACACGTTTTCCGCCAACTCCTACAGTAGTTTGATGGAGAACGCGACGAGCAGCAGCACTGCCATAATGAACAAGGAGAACAAGTTCCGCGACCGGACATACAGCGAGAATGGGGACCGCAGCCAGCAGCTGCAGATCGTGCAGCAGAAGCCAGGCTCTCAGATCAACTCCACCCGCTACAAGACCGAACTCTGCAGGCCCTTCGAGGAGAACGGAGCGTGCAAATACGGAGAGAAATGCCAGTTCGCGCACGGCTACCACGAGCTGAGAAATTTGTCTCGTCACCCTAAGTATAAAACCGAGCCCTGTCGCACTTTCCACACTATTGGCTTCTGCCCCTACGGTCCCCGCTGTCATTTTATCCACAATGCAGATGAGCGCAGACCCGCTCCAAGCAACGCCAACGTGCAGGGGGAACCCAAATCAGCTCGCGAGCTCTGCGGCTATGGTCAAAGCGGCGATGTGCCGCAGCAAGTTGGGTACAACCGGGACAGACCAAAACTTCACCACAGCCTTAGTTTTTCAGGCTTTTCCAGCCACCACGGACTTGAGTCGCCACTACTCGAGAGCCCCACGTCGCGCACACCACCACCCCCCTCAAactcctcttgctctctcaaCTATTATGAGGATGTACTGTCTCCCAACTCCATGTCCTGTGTGAACAGTGCATTCAGTTTTCCTGGACATGACCTGAAAGCCTTACTTGCTCCCCTGGCCTTGCATACGCAAAACGGCTATGGCAACAACCATTTCAATGGTGCCTACTACGGTAACATTCAAGCCAACATGTgccccccttctcccccctcatACAACATGAGCCACTTGCAGTCCCTGCGCCGCCTCAACGAATCACCGGTGTTCGACTCCCCTCCTAGCCCGCCCGACTCTCTCTCAGACCGGGACAGTTATGCGAGCGGGTCCCTCAGCTCTTCTGGGAGTCTTAGCGGCTCTGAGTCTCCGAGTTTGGATGCTGGGAAACGTTTGCCAATCTTCAGCAGGCTGTCGATTTCTGATGACTAA